Proteins encoded in a region of the Alosa sapidissima isolate fAloSap1 chromosome 19, fAloSap1.pri, whole genome shotgun sequence genome:
- the gjb10 gene encoding gap junction protein beta 10 produces MNWGFLQALISGVNKYSTAFGRVWLSIVFVFRVLVFVVAAEKVWGDEQKDFKCNTAQPGCHNVCYDHFFPVSHVRLWALQLIFVTCPSFLVTMHVAYREDREKKHRLKYGEGIKHLYKNTGKKRGGLWWTYVLSLVFKMGVDVTFTYLVYHIYEGYHFPALVKCSQTPCPNVVDCFISRPTEKLIFTIFMVVTSLVCILLSFIETVYLVGKRCVEIGKRMHKSRHMEVTASRMDMSSAAMLLDSNSGRRTGKDTGSPAPSYSVAIAKT; encoded by the coding sequence ATGAACTGGGGGTTTCTCCAGGCCCTCATTAGTGGGGTCAACAAGTACTCTACAGCATTTGGCCGTGTATGGCTTTCCATAGTTTTTGTTTTCCGAGTTTTGGTGTTTGTAGTTGCAGCTGAGAAGGTTTGGGGGGATGAGCAGAAAGACTTCAAGTGCAACACAGCACAGCCAGGCTGCCACAATGTCTGCTACGACCACTTCTTCCCCGTGTCTCACGTCCGGCTATGGGCCTTACAGCTTATCTTTGTCACTTGCCCCTCATTCTTGGTGACGATGCATGTAGCATATCGAGAGGACCGCGAAAAAAAGCACCGCCTCAAGTACGGCGAAGGCATCAAACATCTCTACAAGAACACGGGCAAGAAGCGTGGAGGCCTCTGGTGGACCTACGTCCTCAGCCTCGTCTTCAAGATGGGAGTGGACGTCACCTTCACCTACCTGGTCTACCACATCTACGAGGGCTACCACTTCCCGGCACTGGTCAAGTGCTCACAGACGCCATGTCCCAACGTGGTGGACTGCTTCATCTCTCGGCCCACGGAGAAGCTCATCTTCACCATCTTCATGGTGGTCACCAGCCTGGTCTGCATCCTGCTGTCCTTCATTGAGACCGTCTACCTGGTGGGCAAGCGCTGTGTGGAGATTGGCAAGCGGATGCACAAATCCCGGCACATGGAAGTGACCGCTTCCAGGATGGACATGAGTAGCGCAGCCATGTTGCTGGACTCCAACTCTGGCAGGCGGACTGGCAAAGACACAGGCAGTCCGGCACCATCCTACAGTGTAGCCATCGCCAAGACATGA